The following are encoded in a window of Manihot esculenta cultivar AM560-2 chromosome 8, M.esculenta_v8, whole genome shotgun sequence genomic DNA:
- the LOC110620073 gene encoding inositol phosphorylceramide glucuronosyltransferase 1, which produces MMKLSKFVALLLLLALVSIQSGASIRSQKTEQAYVTLLYGDEFLLGVRVLGKSIRDTGSNKDMVVLVSDGVSDYAMKLLEADGWIVEKISLLANPNQVRPKRFWGVYTKLKIFNMTSYKKVVYLDADTIVVKSIEDLFKCGKFCANLKHSERLNSGVMVVEPSQSVFNDMMSKVNTLHSYTGGDQGFLNSYYSDFPNAHVFQPNLPQEVLNSRPVPDMERLSTLYNADVGLYMLANKWMVNESQLHVIHYTLGPLKPWDWWTSWLLKPVDVWQAAREQLEESLPGTGGGRNPNDELLVKFLFMLPLCAVLFSYYRSFLQTRAFCRSSLCDHMRHLYYRIRSNGYAGVSSSSTFNSANHVPGYLGGLSIIVCFVAALVSLACGLAIVPRQVMPWTGVILMYEWTFTIFFLLFGGFLHLTYLWGKMTATQVSVASHPESLDDYSGKGHLRQGSSCDLAAWYYGLGMAFLAIAAPALPCIFGITALFLRLGLVVAGGIVLASFMTYAAEHLGIRSFLKGFEDRDTTRTRSICI; this is translated from the exons ATGatgaaattatcaaaatttGTAGCTTTGCTTTTGTTGCTTGCTTTAGTTTCGATTCAATCTGGAGCTTCGATTCGATCGCAGAAGACTGAGCAGGCGTATGTGACGTTATTGTATGGAGATGAATTCTTGCTGGGAGTTAGGGTTTTGGGGAAGTCGATTAGGGACACTGGATCGAATAAGGACATGGTGGTTTTGGTCTCTGATGGTGTCTCTGATTACGCCATGAAGCTTCTTGAG GCTGACGGTTGGATAGTGGAGAAGATTAGCTTGTTGGCAAACCCTAATCAAGTGCGGCCAAAGAGGTTTTGGGGTGTATATACCAAGCTTAAAATCTTTAATATGACTAGCTACAAGAAAG TTGTATATCTCGATGCGGACACTATTGTGGTCAAAAGCATCGAGGACCTATTTAAATGTGGAAAGTTCTGTGCAAACCTGAAGCATTCTGAGAGGTTGAATTCAGGAGTCATGGTAGTGGAACCTTCTCAATCAGTTTTCAATGACATGATGAGCAAAGTGAACACTTTGCACTCTTACACTGGAG GAGATCAGGGGTTTCTGAACTCATACTACTCTGACTTTCCCAATGCACATGTTTTCCAGCCTAATTTACCCCAGGAAGTGTTGAATTCTAGACCTGTTCCTGATATGGAGCGACTCTCTACTCTATATAATGCAGATGTTGGTCTCTACATGCTGGCTAACAAG tgGATGGTAAATGAGTCTCAACTTCATGTTATTCACTATACGCTTGGCCCCCTTAAACCTTGGGACTGGTGGACATCTTGGCTTTTGAAACCTGTTGATGTTTGGCAG GCTGCCAGGGAACAGCTTGAGGAATCCCTTCCTGGAACTGGAGGTGGCAGAAATCCAAATGATGAATTGCTTGTCAAGTTTCTTTTCATGTTACCTTTATGTGCTGTACTTTTCAGTTATTATCGATCATTTCTTCAG ACACGGGCATTTTGCAGAAGTTCACTATGTGATCATATGAGACATCTCTATTACAGAATTAGGTCTAATGGATATGCTGGTGTTTCTTCATCATCTACCTTCAATTCAGCCAATCAT GTGCCTGGCTATTTGGGTGGACTTTCCATCATTGTGTGTTTTGTGGCTGCTTTGGTCTCCCTTGCATGTGGCCTCGCAATTGTGCCTCGTCAAGTGATGCCTTGGACTGGTGTAATCTTAATGTATGAGTGGACGTTCACAATCTTCTTCCTTTTATTTGGAGGCTTTCTCCATTTGACCTATCTTTGGGGAAAGATGACAGCCACTCAAGTATCAGTTGCCTCTCATCCTGAATCTCTTGATGATTACTCTGGGAAAG GCCATCTGCGGCAAGGATCATCTTGCGATCTTGCTGCTTGGTATTATGGGTTAGGAATGGCATTTTTGGCTATTGCTGCCCCAGCTTTACCATGCATCTTTGGGATTACTGCCCTGTTTTTGAG GTTAGGCTTGGTGGTCGCTGGAGGCATTGTTTTGGCATCTTTCATGACATACGCTGCCGAGCACCTTGGAATCAGATCATTTTTGAAGGGTTTTGAAGATCGGGACACGACACGAACAAGGAGTATATGCATCTGA